From Paenibacillus sp. V4I7, one genomic window encodes:
- a CDS encoding DUF2663 family protein, with amino-acid sequence MQWPELNLSDDAIKILYKLRDRKQEWDKLKDTQPLFAILTGGLILYFIISFYRKVLLVSGGNALAILDLLISNRLLSGSLLACISLFLFTRNRVTRIEKAKSKYENLRMEVIDKLDASWLKDVKSESRDQISSFLHNEYDINIVYKS; translated from the coding sequence ACTTAATCTAAGTGACGATGCGATCAAGATACTCTACAAACTTCGGGATAGGAAGCAGGAATGGGACAAGCTCAAAGATACGCAACCTTTATTCGCCATTCTAACAGGTGGCCTGATTCTTTATTTCATTATCTCTTTCTATCGAAAGGTTTTATTAGTTTCAGGCGGCAATGCATTAGCCATCCTAGATTTGCTTATTTCTAATAGGCTTCTATCGGGTTCGCTCCTTGCTTGTATCTCTTTGTTCCTATTTACAAGAAATCGTGTGACTAGAATTGAAAAAGCGAAGTCGAAATACGAGAATTTAAGAATGGAAGTCATCGATAAGTTGGACGCATCCTGGTTAAAGGACGTGAAGTCGGAATCTCGGGATCAAATTTCTAGCTTTCTACATAACGAGTATGATATTAATATTGTGTACAAGAGTTAA